The following coding sequences lie in one Rutidosis leptorrhynchoides isolate AG116_Rl617_1_P2 chromosome 4, CSIRO_AGI_Rlap_v1, whole genome shotgun sequence genomic window:
- the LOC139904623 gene encoding G-type lectin S-receptor-like serine/threonine-protein kinase CES101 isoform X4: protein MVSPYLGIFYNKNTYNDNYNNKIRYRDSDESTGMPVWVANRNNPIPDVYGKLIIDAHGKLSILSNGGTVLDLFTPSLVTRNASLTLLDSGNLVLQQLYPNMSVKQVLWQSFDYPTDTLLPGMKLGINLETGHRWSLSSWWSPQLPADGSFTLTIDPNGTDQLVMMWRGNTHWRSGPWVNSEFKNTNLQPSGSDVRVYYVSNATEKLFAYITKTYDSLPVLRMLENDLWATTLTLDTYCLAVNRPPGCVEAEFEKLECRKHYIDEFYYSSGYYIFRYEYVYDESYNLSLYDCKRLCWSNCSCVAYTHANDKCRTFGQIIYNPEEAQHNPYGKYYAFAYYGGGSELSEEERKKKKKSKTLVIGLIIMIVPLALLLLTYLAYAAYKKYDIKGKAKKMKKLALLQMRRLYHYVRTSKNVYVEVHYFTFQSISSATNSFSTTNKLGEGGFGTVYKTSQGKLADGQEVAVKRLSKSSGQGVKEFKNEIELIAKLQHTNLVRLIGCCVEKQEKILVYEYMPNNSLDFFLFGLLYLHKFSRLRVIHRDLKASNILLDDYLKPKISDFGMAKLFGINESEANTSKVVGTRGYMPPEYLIDGIVSTKIDVFGFGVLLLEIVSSKMNRGSYDVEHPLNLLGLAWELWNEGRGLELMDPVLEDSCTPKEVMTCIHVGLLCVQDNVMDRPTMSEVVSMLTNENMHLPEPKRPAFFIERFDAETGRDDTHNNVGNVSVNGQSISILFAR, encoded by the exons ATGGTGAGCCCTTATTTAGGGATATTTTACAACAAGAATACGTACAATGACAACTACAATAACAAAATCAGATATCGTGATTCAGACGAGTCGACTGGTATGCCTGTTTGGGTAGCAAACAGAAACAATCCTATTCCGGATGTATATGGCAAGCTGATCATAGATGCCCATGGAAAGCTTAGCATTTTATCTAATGGAGGCACTGTTCTTGATCTATTTACTCCTAGTTTGGTTACACGTAACGCAAGTCTTACACTTTTGGATTCGGGGAATTTGGTATTACAACAACTGTATCCAAATATGTCGGTTAAGCAGGTTTTATGGCAAAGCTTTGATTACCCAACAGACACACTTCTACCCGGGATGAAACTGGGAATTAATCTGGAGACTGGGCATAGATGGTCACTCAGTTCTTGGTGGAGCCCACAGCTACCAGCCGACGGGTCATTTACATTAACAATAGACCCAAACGGCACAGATCAACTAGTGATGATGTGGCGCGGAAATACACACTGGAGGAGTGGGCCATGGGTGAACAGTGAATTTAAAAATACTAATCTACAACCGTCTGGTTCAGATGTTCGTGTGTACTATGTGTCTAACGCGACTGAGAAATTGTTCGCATATATAACGAAAACATATGATTCGTTACCCGTGCTAAGGATGCTTGAAAATGATCTTTGGGCTACAACTTTAACGTTAGACACGTATTGCCTAGCAGTTAATCGGCCTCCTGGTTGTGTTGAAGCCGAATTTGagaaactagaatgtagaaaacattaTATAGATGAATTTTATTATTCGTCAGGCTATTACATTTTTCGGTATGAGTATGTATATGACGAAAGCTATAACTTGAGTTTATATGATTGCAAAAGATTATGTTGGAGTAATTGTTCTTGCGTAGCTTATACTCATGCCAACGACAAGTGTAGGACTTTTGGTCAAATAATATATAATCCAGAAGAAGCTCAACATAACCCATACGGGAAGTATTATGCCTTCGCGTACTATGGAG GTGGATCAGAACTATCAGAAGAAGaaaggaagaaaaagaagaaaagtaAGACCTTAGTAATTGGGTTGATCATCATGATTGTACCCTTAGCTCTGCTCCTATTAACCTATCTGGCATATGCAGCATACAAGAAGTACGATATTAAAG GGAAGGCTAAAAAAATGAAAAAGTTGGCGCTGCTTCAGATGAGACGTCTCTACCATTACGTACGAACTAGTAAGAATGTATATGTTGAAGTACATTATTTCACCTTTCAAAGCATCTCATCTGCAACAAACAGTTTTTCAACCACAAATAAGCTTGGAGAAGGAGGCTTTGGAACTGTTTATAAG ACTTCACAGGGTAAATTAGCTGATGGGCAAGAAGTTGCGGTGAAACGACTTTCAAAAAGCTCTGGACAAGGTGTCAAGGAATTTAAGAACGAAATCGAACTCATTGCTAAACTTCAACACACTAATCTAGTCAGACTTATAGGGTGTTGTGTTGAAAAACAAGAAAAAATCCTTGTATACGAGTACATGCCTAATAATAGCTTGGATTTCTTTCTATTTG GACTTCTATATCTCCATAAGTTTTCAAGGTTGAGGGTAATACATAGAGATCTAAAAGCCAGTAATATCTTGCTAGATGATTATTTAAagccaaaaatatcagattttggTATGGCTAAGTTATTTGGGATCAACGAATCCGAAGCAAATACAAGCAAAGTTGTTGGAACACG TGGTTATATGCCACCCGAGTATCTAATAGATGGCATTGTTTCAACCAAGATCGATGTCTTTGGTTTTGGTGTTCTATTGCTAGAGATCGTTAGCAGCAAAATGAATCGTGGGAGCTATGATGTCGAACACCCACTCAACCTTCTAGGACTT GCCTGGGAACTGTGGAATGAAGGCAGAGGTTTGGAGCTGATGGATCCAGTACTTGAAGATTCATGTACTCCAAAAGAAGTAATGACATGCATTCATGTTGGTCTCTTATGTGTTCAAGATAATGTCATGGATAGACCGACTATGTCCGAAGTTGTATCGATGCTCACAAATGAAAATATGCATCTTCCTGAGCCAAAGCGACCAGCGTTCTTCATTGAGAGGTTTGATGCAGAGACTGGAAGAGATGATACTCATAATAATGTCGGAAATGTATCCGTAAATGGGCAATCAATATCCATTTTATTTGCTAGATAG
- the LOC139904623 gene encoding G-type lectin S-receptor-like serine/threonine-protein kinase CES101 isoform X3 yields the protein MVSPYLGIFYNKNTYNDNYNNKIRYRDSDESTGMPVWVANRNNPIPDVYGKLIIDAHGKLSILSNGGTVLDLFTPSLVTRNASLTLLDSGNLVLQQLYPNMSVKQVLWQSFDYPTDTLLPGMKLGINLETGHRWSLSSWWSPQLPADGSFTLTIDPNGTDQLVMMWRGNTHWRSGPWVNSEFKNTNLQPSGSDVRVYYVSNATEKLFAYITKTYDSLPVLRMLENDLWATTLTLDTYCLAVNRPPGCVEAEFEKLECRKHYIDEFYYSSGYYIFRYEYVYDESYNLSLYDCKRLCWSNCSCVAYTHANDKCRTFGQIIYNPEEAQHNPYGKYYAFAYYGGGSELSEEERKKKKKSKTLVIGLIIMIVPLALLLLTYLAYAAYKKYDIKGKAKKMKKLALLQMRRLYHYVRTSKNVYVEVHYFTFQSISSATNSFSTTNKLGEGGFGTVYKTSQGKLADGQEVAVKRLSKSSGQGVKEFKNEIELIAKLQHTNLVRLIGCCVEKQEKILVYEYMPNNSLDFFLFDPSKKGLLNWNNRFVIIDGIAQGLLYLHKFSRLRVIHRDLKASNILLDDYLKPKISDFGMAKLFGINESEANTSKVVGTRGYMPPEYLIDGIVSTKIDVFGFGVLLLEIVSSKMNRGSYDVEHPLNLLGLAWELWNEGRGLELMDPVLEDSCTPKEVMTCIHVGLLCVQDNVMDRPTMSEVVSMLTNENMHLPEPKRPAFFIERFDAETGRDDTHNNVGNVSVNGQSISILFAR from the exons ATGGTGAGCCCTTATTTAGGGATATTTTACAACAAGAATACGTACAATGACAACTACAATAACAAAATCAGATATCGTGATTCAGACGAGTCGACTGGTATGCCTGTTTGGGTAGCAAACAGAAACAATCCTATTCCGGATGTATATGGCAAGCTGATCATAGATGCCCATGGAAAGCTTAGCATTTTATCTAATGGAGGCACTGTTCTTGATCTATTTACTCCTAGTTTGGTTACACGTAACGCAAGTCTTACACTTTTGGATTCGGGGAATTTGGTATTACAACAACTGTATCCAAATATGTCGGTTAAGCAGGTTTTATGGCAAAGCTTTGATTACCCAACAGACACACTTCTACCCGGGATGAAACTGGGAATTAATCTGGAGACTGGGCATAGATGGTCACTCAGTTCTTGGTGGAGCCCACAGCTACCAGCCGACGGGTCATTTACATTAACAATAGACCCAAACGGCACAGATCAACTAGTGATGATGTGGCGCGGAAATACACACTGGAGGAGTGGGCCATGGGTGAACAGTGAATTTAAAAATACTAATCTACAACCGTCTGGTTCAGATGTTCGTGTGTACTATGTGTCTAACGCGACTGAGAAATTGTTCGCATATATAACGAAAACATATGATTCGTTACCCGTGCTAAGGATGCTTGAAAATGATCTTTGGGCTACAACTTTAACGTTAGACACGTATTGCCTAGCAGTTAATCGGCCTCCTGGTTGTGTTGAAGCCGAATTTGagaaactagaatgtagaaaacattaTATAGATGAATTTTATTATTCGTCAGGCTATTACATTTTTCGGTATGAGTATGTATATGACGAAAGCTATAACTTGAGTTTATATGATTGCAAAAGATTATGTTGGAGTAATTGTTCTTGCGTAGCTTATACTCATGCCAACGACAAGTGTAGGACTTTTGGTCAAATAATATATAATCCAGAAGAAGCTCAACATAACCCATACGGGAAGTATTATGCCTTCGCGTACTATGGAG GTGGATCAGAACTATCAGAAGAAGaaaggaagaaaaagaagaaaagtaAGACCTTAGTAATTGGGTTGATCATCATGATTGTACCCTTAGCTCTGCTCCTATTAACCTATCTGGCATATGCAGCATACAAGAAGTACGATATTAAAG GGAAGGCTAAAAAAATGAAAAAGTTGGCGCTGCTTCAGATGAGACGTCTCTACCATTACGTACGAACTAGTAAGAATGTATATGTTGAAGTACATTATTTCACCTTTCAAAGCATCTCATCTGCAACAAACAGTTTTTCAACCACAAATAAGCTTGGAGAAGGAGGCTTTGGAACTGTTTATAAG ACTTCACAGGGTAAATTAGCTGATGGGCAAGAAGTTGCGGTGAAACGACTTTCAAAAAGCTCTGGACAAGGTGTCAAGGAATTTAAGAACGAAATCGAACTCATTGCTAAACTTCAACACACTAATCTAGTCAGACTTATAGGGTGTTGTGTTGAAAAACAAGAAAAAATCCTTGTATACGAGTACATGCCTAATAATAGCTTGGATTTCTTTCTATTTG ATCCCAGTAAGAAAGGATTACTGAATTGGAATAATCGCTTTGTAATCATTGACGGCATTGCTCAAGGACTTCTATATCTCCATAAGTTTTCAAGGTTGAGGGTAATACATAGAGATCTAAAAGCCAGTAATATCTTGCTAGATGATTATTTAAagccaaaaatatcagattttggTATGGCTAAGTTATTTGGGATCAACGAATCCGAAGCAAATACAAGCAAAGTTGTTGGAACACG TGGTTATATGCCACCCGAGTATCTAATAGATGGCATTGTTTCAACCAAGATCGATGTCTTTGGTTTTGGTGTTCTATTGCTAGAGATCGTTAGCAGCAAAATGAATCGTGGGAGCTATGATGTCGAACACCCACTCAACCTTCTAGGACTT GCCTGGGAACTGTGGAATGAAGGCAGAGGTTTGGAGCTGATGGATCCAGTACTTGAAGATTCATGTACTCCAAAAGAAGTAATGACATGCATTCATGTTGGTCTCTTATGTGTTCAAGATAATGTCATGGATAGACCGACTATGTCCGAAGTTGTATCGATGCTCACAAATGAAAATATGCATCTTCCTGAGCCAAAGCGACCAGCGTTCTTCATTGAGAGGTTTGATGCAGAGACTGGAAGAGATGATACTCATAATAATGTCGGAAATGTATCCGTAAATGGGCAATCAATATCCATTTTATTTGCTAGATAG
- the LOC139904623 gene encoding G-type lectin S-receptor-like serine/threonine-protein kinase CES101 isoform X1, producing the protein MVSPYLGIFYNKNTYNDNYNNKIRYRDSDESTGMPVWVANRNNPIPDVYGKLIIDAHGKLSILSNGGTVLDLFTPSLVTRNASLTLLDSGNLVLQQLYPNMSVKQVLWQSFDYPTDTLLPGMKLGINLETGHRWSLSSWWSPQLPADGSFTLTIDPNGTDQLVMMWRGNTHWRSGPWVNSEFKNTNLQPSGSDVRVYYVSNATEKLFAYITKTYDSLPVLRMLENDLWATTLTLDTYCLAVNRPPGCVEAEFEKLECRKHYIDEFYYSSGYYIFRYEYVYDESYNLSLYDCKRLCWSNCSCVAYTHANDKCRTFGQIIYNPEEAQHNPYGKYYAFAYYGGGSELSEEERKKKKKSKTLVIGLIIMIVPLALLLLTYLAYAAYKKYDIKGKAKKMKKLALLQMRRLYHYVRTSKNVYVEVHYFTFQSISSATNSFSTTNKLGEGGFGTVYKTSQGKLADGQEVAVKRLSKSSGQGVKEFKNEIELIAKLQHTNLVRLIGCCVEKQEKILVYEYMPNNSLDFFLFVTRLLTDPSKKGLLNWNNRFVIIDGIAQGLLYLHKFSRLRVIHRDLKASNILLDDYLKPKISDFGMAKLFGINESEANTSKVVGTRGYMPPEYLIDGIVSTKIDVFGFGVLLLEIVSSKMNRGSYDVEHPLNLLGLAWELWNEGRGLELMDPVLEDSCTPKEVMTCIHVGLLCVQDNVMDRPTMSEVVSMLTNENMHLPEPKRPAFFIERFDAETGRDDTHNNVGNVSVNGQSISILFAR; encoded by the exons ATGGTGAGCCCTTATTTAGGGATATTTTACAACAAGAATACGTACAATGACAACTACAATAACAAAATCAGATATCGTGATTCAGACGAGTCGACTGGTATGCCTGTTTGGGTAGCAAACAGAAACAATCCTATTCCGGATGTATATGGCAAGCTGATCATAGATGCCCATGGAAAGCTTAGCATTTTATCTAATGGAGGCACTGTTCTTGATCTATTTACTCCTAGTTTGGTTACACGTAACGCAAGTCTTACACTTTTGGATTCGGGGAATTTGGTATTACAACAACTGTATCCAAATATGTCGGTTAAGCAGGTTTTATGGCAAAGCTTTGATTACCCAACAGACACACTTCTACCCGGGATGAAACTGGGAATTAATCTGGAGACTGGGCATAGATGGTCACTCAGTTCTTGGTGGAGCCCACAGCTACCAGCCGACGGGTCATTTACATTAACAATAGACCCAAACGGCACAGATCAACTAGTGATGATGTGGCGCGGAAATACACACTGGAGGAGTGGGCCATGGGTGAACAGTGAATTTAAAAATACTAATCTACAACCGTCTGGTTCAGATGTTCGTGTGTACTATGTGTCTAACGCGACTGAGAAATTGTTCGCATATATAACGAAAACATATGATTCGTTACCCGTGCTAAGGATGCTTGAAAATGATCTTTGGGCTACAACTTTAACGTTAGACACGTATTGCCTAGCAGTTAATCGGCCTCCTGGTTGTGTTGAAGCCGAATTTGagaaactagaatgtagaaaacattaTATAGATGAATTTTATTATTCGTCAGGCTATTACATTTTTCGGTATGAGTATGTATATGACGAAAGCTATAACTTGAGTTTATATGATTGCAAAAGATTATGTTGGAGTAATTGTTCTTGCGTAGCTTATACTCATGCCAACGACAAGTGTAGGACTTTTGGTCAAATAATATATAATCCAGAAGAAGCTCAACATAACCCATACGGGAAGTATTATGCCTTCGCGTACTATGGAG GTGGATCAGAACTATCAGAAGAAGaaaggaagaaaaagaagaaaagtaAGACCTTAGTAATTGGGTTGATCATCATGATTGTACCCTTAGCTCTGCTCCTATTAACCTATCTGGCATATGCAGCATACAAGAAGTACGATATTAAAG GGAAGGCTAAAAAAATGAAAAAGTTGGCGCTGCTTCAGATGAGACGTCTCTACCATTACGTACGAACTAGTAAGAATGTATATGTTGAAGTACATTATTTCACCTTTCAAAGCATCTCATCTGCAACAAACAGTTTTTCAACCACAAATAAGCTTGGAGAAGGAGGCTTTGGAACTGTTTATAAG ACTTCACAGGGTAAATTAGCTGATGGGCAAGAAGTTGCGGTGAAACGACTTTCAAAAAGCTCTGGACAAGGTGTCAAGGAATTTAAGAACGAAATCGAACTCATTGCTAAACTTCAACACACTAATCTAGTCAGACTTATAGGGTGTTGTGTTGAAAAACAAGAAAAAATCCTTGTATACGAGTACATGCCTAATAATAGCTTGGATTTCTTTCTATTTG TTACTCGATTATTAACAGATCCCAGTAAGAAAGGATTACTGAATTGGAATAATCGCTTTGTAATCATTGACGGCATTGCTCAAGGACTTCTATATCTCCATAAGTTTTCAAGGTTGAGGGTAATACATAGAGATCTAAAAGCCAGTAATATCTTGCTAGATGATTATTTAAagccaaaaatatcagattttggTATGGCTAAGTTATTTGGGATCAACGAATCCGAAGCAAATACAAGCAAAGTTGTTGGAACACG TGGTTATATGCCACCCGAGTATCTAATAGATGGCATTGTTTCAACCAAGATCGATGTCTTTGGTTTTGGTGTTCTATTGCTAGAGATCGTTAGCAGCAAAATGAATCGTGGGAGCTATGATGTCGAACACCCACTCAACCTTCTAGGACTT GCCTGGGAACTGTGGAATGAAGGCAGAGGTTTGGAGCTGATGGATCCAGTACTTGAAGATTCATGTACTCCAAAAGAAGTAATGACATGCATTCATGTTGGTCTCTTATGTGTTCAAGATAATGTCATGGATAGACCGACTATGTCCGAAGTTGTATCGATGCTCACAAATGAAAATATGCATCTTCCTGAGCCAAAGCGACCAGCGTTCTTCATTGAGAGGTTTGATGCAGAGACTGGAAGAGATGATACTCATAATAATGTCGGAAATGTATCCGTAAATGGGCAATCAATATCCATTTTATTTGCTAGATAG
- the LOC139904623 gene encoding G-type lectin S-receptor-like serine/threonine-protein kinase CES101 isoform X5, with protein MVSPYLGIFYNKNTYNDNYNNKIRYRDSDESTGMPVWVANRNNPIPDVYGKLIIDAHGKLSILSNGGTVLDLFTPSLVTRNASLTLLDSGNLVLQQLYPNMSVKQVLWQSFDYPTDTLLPGMKLGINLETGHRWSLSSWWSPQLPADGSFTLTIDPNGTDQLVMMWRGNTHWRSGPWVNSEFKNTNLQPSGSDVRVYYVSNATEKLFAYITKTYDSLPVLRMLENDLWATTLTLDTYCLAVNRPPGCVEAEFEKLECRKHYIDEFYYSSGYYIFRYEYVYDESYNLSLYDCKRLCWSNCSCVAYTHANDKCRTFGQIIYNPEEAQHNPYGKYYAFAYYGGGSELSEEERKKKKKSKTLVIGLIIMIVPLALLLLTYLAYAAYKKYDIKGKAKKMKKLALLQMRRLYHYVRTSKNVYVEVHYFTFQSISSATNSFSTTNKLGEGGFGTVYKTSQGKLADGQEVAVKRLSKSSGQGVKEFKNEIELIAKLQHTNLVRLIGCCVEKQEKILVYEYMPNNSLDFFLFDDYLKPKISDFGMAKLFGINESEANTSKVVGTRGYMPPEYLIDGIVSTKIDVFGFGVLLLEIVSSKMNRGSYDVEHPLNLLGLAWELWNEGRGLELMDPVLEDSCTPKEVMTCIHVGLLCVQDNVMDRPTMSEVVSMLTNENMHLPEPKRPAFFIERFDAETGRDDTHNNVGNVSVNGQSISILFAR; from the exons ATGGTGAGCCCTTATTTAGGGATATTTTACAACAAGAATACGTACAATGACAACTACAATAACAAAATCAGATATCGTGATTCAGACGAGTCGACTGGTATGCCTGTTTGGGTAGCAAACAGAAACAATCCTATTCCGGATGTATATGGCAAGCTGATCATAGATGCCCATGGAAAGCTTAGCATTTTATCTAATGGAGGCACTGTTCTTGATCTATTTACTCCTAGTTTGGTTACACGTAACGCAAGTCTTACACTTTTGGATTCGGGGAATTTGGTATTACAACAACTGTATCCAAATATGTCGGTTAAGCAGGTTTTATGGCAAAGCTTTGATTACCCAACAGACACACTTCTACCCGGGATGAAACTGGGAATTAATCTGGAGACTGGGCATAGATGGTCACTCAGTTCTTGGTGGAGCCCACAGCTACCAGCCGACGGGTCATTTACATTAACAATAGACCCAAACGGCACAGATCAACTAGTGATGATGTGGCGCGGAAATACACACTGGAGGAGTGGGCCATGGGTGAACAGTGAATTTAAAAATACTAATCTACAACCGTCTGGTTCAGATGTTCGTGTGTACTATGTGTCTAACGCGACTGAGAAATTGTTCGCATATATAACGAAAACATATGATTCGTTACCCGTGCTAAGGATGCTTGAAAATGATCTTTGGGCTACAACTTTAACGTTAGACACGTATTGCCTAGCAGTTAATCGGCCTCCTGGTTGTGTTGAAGCCGAATTTGagaaactagaatgtagaaaacattaTATAGATGAATTTTATTATTCGTCAGGCTATTACATTTTTCGGTATGAGTATGTATATGACGAAAGCTATAACTTGAGTTTATATGATTGCAAAAGATTATGTTGGAGTAATTGTTCTTGCGTAGCTTATACTCATGCCAACGACAAGTGTAGGACTTTTGGTCAAATAATATATAATCCAGAAGAAGCTCAACATAACCCATACGGGAAGTATTATGCCTTCGCGTACTATGGAG GTGGATCAGAACTATCAGAAGAAGaaaggaagaaaaagaagaaaagtaAGACCTTAGTAATTGGGTTGATCATCATGATTGTACCCTTAGCTCTGCTCCTATTAACCTATCTGGCATATGCAGCATACAAGAAGTACGATATTAAAG GGAAGGCTAAAAAAATGAAAAAGTTGGCGCTGCTTCAGATGAGACGTCTCTACCATTACGTACGAACTAGTAAGAATGTATATGTTGAAGTACATTATTTCACCTTTCAAAGCATCTCATCTGCAACAAACAGTTTTTCAACCACAAATAAGCTTGGAGAAGGAGGCTTTGGAACTGTTTATAAG ACTTCACAGGGTAAATTAGCTGATGGGCAAGAAGTTGCGGTGAAACGACTTTCAAAAAGCTCTGGACAAGGTGTCAAGGAATTTAAGAACGAAATCGAACTCATTGCTAAACTTCAACACACTAATCTAGTCAGACTTATAGGGTGTTGTGTTGAAAAACAAGAAAAAATCCTTGTATACGAGTACATGCCTAATAATAGCTTGGATTTCTTTCTATTTG ATGATTATTTAAagccaaaaatatcagattttggTATGGCTAAGTTATTTGGGATCAACGAATCCGAAGCAAATACAAGCAAAGTTGTTGGAACACG TGGTTATATGCCACCCGAGTATCTAATAGATGGCATTGTTTCAACCAAGATCGATGTCTTTGGTTTTGGTGTTCTATTGCTAGAGATCGTTAGCAGCAAAATGAATCGTGGGAGCTATGATGTCGAACACCCACTCAACCTTCTAGGACTT GCCTGGGAACTGTGGAATGAAGGCAGAGGTTTGGAGCTGATGGATCCAGTACTTGAAGATTCATGTACTCCAAAAGAAGTAATGACATGCATTCATGTTGGTCTCTTATGTGTTCAAGATAATGTCATGGATAGACCGACTATGTCCGAAGTTGTATCGATGCTCACAAATGAAAATATGCATCTTCCTGAGCCAAAGCGACCAGCGTTCTTCATTGAGAGGTTTGATGCAGAGACTGGAAGAGATGATACTCATAATAATGTCGGAAATGTATCCGTAAATGGGCAATCAATATCCATTTTATTTGCTAGATAG